A stretch of Henckelia pumila isolate YLH828 chromosome 4, ASM3356847v2, whole genome shotgun sequence DNA encodes these proteins:
- the LOC140862143 gene encoding uncharacterized protein: MSKKRRLQDNVVVNLTEECSVILRKKMLQKLKDPGSSTISCSIGDAHVKWSFMALELGEIKTSTITLQLDDRSITYPRGIVKILLVKVKKIIFLADFETLDMEDDHDAPSIYKIPFLATTEVKIDVKKEEFSMGVEDEKVVFNVFKEANNASMENVFIIEQSNKMECYRITINAVEWAREEES; encoded by the exons ATGTCTAAGAAAAGAAGATTGCAAGATAATGTAGTAGTAAActtgactgaagagtgcagcgTCATTCTCCGAAAAAAGATGCTCCAAAAGTTGAAAGATCCAGGAAGTTCTACTATTTCTTGTTCTATAGGTGATGCTCATGTTAAGTggagctttat GGCTCTAGAGCTTGGTGAGATTAAAACGTCCACAATCACCTTGCAGCTTGATGATAGAAGCATTACGTATCCACGTGGAATTGTTAAAATTTTGTTAGTCAAggtgaaaaaaattatttttttagcagATTTCGAGACTTTGGACATGGAAGATGATCACGATGCTCCATCGATTTATAAGATACCATTCTTGGCCACTACTGAAGTCAAGATAGATGTCAAGAAAGAAGAGTTTTCGATGGGTGTTGAAGATGAGAAAGTAGTTTTTAATGTATTCAAGGAAGCAAACAATGCATCCATGGAAAATGTGTTCATAATCGAGCAATCAAATAAAATGGAATGTTATCGCATAACTATTAATGCAGTAGAATGGGCAAGGGAGGAAGAATCATAG
- the LOC140862142 gene encoding uncharacterized protein, with protein MRPTMSLFLWRFWHRWLPVDEVLQQRGFSLVSKCQYCEMSETFTHIFIDGPIARSVWHFFGAIFRVRIPATENFSLFLSAWKRGREWSPGGNVREFIPFVVLWFLWTARNDTKHRHLPYSAEKVKFQILSYLRLAHSATVIKPRLWLGALQAARKMGISVGLQRIHKTAIVRWLRPSPGSFKLNVDGSSRGTALRPFSGVFGVSLFPCRLLCFFRVMDHQAFTVLLLAW; from the exons ATGAGGCCCACCATGTCCTTATTTCTGTGGAGGTTTTGGCATCGGTGGTTGCCTGTGGATGAGGTGCTCCAGCAGCGGGGTTTCTCCCTTGTGTCCAAATGCCAGTACTGTGAGATGTCGGAGACATTCACTCACATTTTCATCGACGGTCCCATCGCCCGCTCTGTGTGGCATTTCTTTGGGGCTATCTTTAGAGTTCGCATCCCTGCCACTGAGAACTTTAGTCTGTTTCTCAGTGCTTGGAAAAGGGGTCGCGAGTGGTCTCCGGGGGGTAATGTGAGGGAATTCATTCCTTTTGTCGTGCTTTGGTTCCTCTGGACTGCACGCAATGATACTAAGCACCGTCACTTACCCTACTCTGCGGAGAAGGTTAAGTTCCAAATTTTGTCTTATTTGAGACTTGCTCATTCCGCAACTGTTATCAAGCCCCGTCTTTGGCTGGGGGCTTTGCAGGCTGCGAGGAAGATGGGCATTTCGGTCGGCCTCCAACGGATTCACAAGACTGCGATCGTCCGTTGGTTGAGGCCTTCACCTGGGTCCTTCAAGCTCAATGTGGATGGGAGCTCGAGAG GTACAGCTCTCCGGCCCTTTTCCGGAGTTTTTGGAGTTAGTCTGTTCCCCTGTCGCTTGCTTTGCTTCTTCAGGGTGATGGATCACCAGGCGTTCACTGTGCTTCTCCTTGCCTG gtag